In a genomic window of bacterium:
- the tuf gene encoding elongation factor Tu (EF-Tu; promotes GTP-dependent binding of aminoacyl-tRNA to the A-site of ribosomes during protein biosynthesis; when the tRNA anticodon matches the mRNA codon, GTP hydrolysis results; the inactive EF-Tu-GDP leaves the ribosome and release of GDP is promoted by elongation factor Ts; many prokaryotes have two copies of the gene encoding EF-Tu), producing the protein MAKEKFQRTKPHVNVGTIGHIDHGKTTLTAALTMVAERKGWGKAV; encoded by the coding sequence ATGGCGAAAGAGAAATTCCAGCGCACGAAGCCGCACGTGAACGTGGGGACGATCGGTCACATCGACCACGGGAAGACGACGTTGACGGCGGCGTTGACGATGGTGGCGGAGCGCAAGGGCTGGGGCAAGGCGGT